The following coding sequences are from one Corticium candelabrum chromosome 20, ooCorCand1.1, whole genome shotgun sequence window:
- the LOC134195618 gene encoding uncharacterized protein LOC134195618 isoform X2: MNSSSYLQKDSDSVHKLIHARGDKKGCTRLHCKSHNKHHLSISHQLAHGCCSTMRKLYFLCFATVLLCQALGGERLFHRWYFNSGWQKLEADGHGNYVNCRQKENTYAEQDYCDCDSISSLVMINPWKTYEFSIDIHASQKHMRNYFGFYVYDSNKDKIEGSWNRPYFENSDDHYHLWQKWRAYIFSRDTPDTDNDGQSDPQNHMTNGKDWVWPTNASYVALRFGSCYYGTGRLVLNRKRRHPIESVGVTWFRYPTVREIEQPLSILFSDRRHPNMRMFKTKYSRDWSTMPKYGGMAFVNGKHTRIARVTEQGQQCYYPWGITRQFTIDPNSTYEFSIWLLSTGKDLHNFLGFQVYDVAFNILNVGGLDKPYIKRTNNDTKIWTRWNGFVLPATTDPSNIPKHYSNGVSWQLPPNSKYAQLRFGTCYGNGDNAGKSYFAYPQVVDFDLDP, encoded by the exons ATGAATTCGTCCTCCTACTTGCAAAAGGACAGTGACAGTGTGCACAAGCTGATACATGCGC GAGGAGACAAGAAGGGCTGCACACGGTTGCACTGTAAAAGCCATAACAAACACCACCTTTCTATTTCTCACCAGTTGGCTCACGGCTGTTGCTCGACGATGAGGAAGCTTTATTTCCTTTGCTTTGCTACCGTTCTTCTTTGTCAG GCTCTTGGCGGTGAGAGACTCTTTCACAGATGGTATTTTAATTCTGGTTGGCAAAAATTGGAAGCCGATGGGCATGGTAACTACGTCAATTGTAGACAAAAAGAGAATACATATGCAGAGCAAG ACTATTGCGATTGTGATTCAATATCTTCGCTCGTCATGATTAATCCTTGGAAGACCTATGAATTCTCCATTGACATCCACGCATCG CAAAAACATATGAGGAACTACTTCGGCTTCTATGTTTATGACagcaacaaagacaaaataGAGGGTAGCTGGAATAGGCCATACTTTGAAAACTCTGATGATCATTATCATTTGTGGCAAAAATGGAGAGCATATATTTTTTCTCGTGACACTCCAGACACTGACAATGATGGTCAATCTGATCCTCAAAACCACATGACTAATGGAAAGGACTGGGTATGGCCAACTAATGCTAGTTATGTTGCATTACGATTTGGATCATGCTATTACGGCACTGGACGTCTTGTGCTAAATCGAAAACGCAGACATCCCATAGAATCCGTAGGAGTAACGTGGTTTCGGTACCCGACTGTTCGAGAAATTGAACAGCCATTGTCAATTCTGTTTTCTGATCGCCGTCATCCGAATATGAGGATGTTCAAGACAAAATATTCGCGAGACTGGTCAACTATGCCCAAGTACGGTGGGATGGCATTTGTAAACG GTAAACACACTCGTATAGCAAGAGTCACAGAGCAAGGTCAGCAATGTTACTATCCGTGGGGCATTACACGTCAATTTACGATTGATCCAAACAGTACATATGAATTCAGTATCTGGTTGCTGAGTACAGGCAAAGATCTACATAACTTTCTTGGCTTTCAAGTCTATGACGTGGCATTCAATATTCTTAATGTCGGAGGCTTAGACAAACCATACATCAAAAGAACCAATAATGATACAAAAATTTGGACACGATGGAATGGATTTGTACTTCCAGCCACAACTGATCCTAGCAACATTCCCAAACATTACAGCAACGGAGTAAGCTGGCAATTGCCACCGAATTCTAAGTACGCTCAGCTAAGGTTTGGAACTTGCTATGGCAATGGAGACAACGCAGGAAAGAGTTACTTTGCTTACCCTCAAGTCGTAGACTTTGATCTAGACCCATAG
- the LOC134195618 gene encoding uncharacterized protein LOC134195618 isoform X1, translating to MQRFLCTFYAFCFLLTVEVYLAANSNTQYWDMQEENKTRAQTCVGGDKKGCTRLHCKSHNKHHLSISHQLAHGCCSTMRKLYFLCFATVLLCQALGGERLFHRWYFNSGWQKLEADGHGNYVNCRQKENTYAEQDYCDCDSISSLVMINPWKTYEFSIDIHASQKHMRNYFGFYVYDSNKDKIEGSWNRPYFENSDDHYHLWQKWRAYIFSRDTPDTDNDGQSDPQNHMTNGKDWVWPTNASYVALRFGSCYYGTGRLVLNRKRRHPIESVGVTWFRYPTVREIEQPLSILFSDRRHPNMRMFKTKYSRDWSTMPKYGGMAFVNGKHTRIARVTEQGQQCYYPWGITRQFTIDPNSTYEFSIWLLSTGKDLHNFLGFQVYDVAFNILNVGGLDKPYIKRTNNDTKIWTRWNGFVLPATTDPSNIPKHYSNGVSWQLPPNSKYAQLRFGTCYGNGDNAGKSYFAYPQVVDFDLDP from the exons ATGCAGCGTTTTCTTTGCACGTTTTATGCTTTTTGTTTTTTGCTAACAGTAGAAGTTTATCTGGCGGCGAATTCTAATACCCAATACTGGGACATGCAAGAAGAGAACAAAACGAGAGCACAGACCTGCGTAG GAGGAGACAAGAAGGGCTGCACACGGTTGCACTGTAAAAGCCATAACAAACACCACCTTTCTATTTCTCACCAGTTGGCTCACGGCTGTTGCTCGACGATGAGGAAGCTTTATTTCCTTTGCTTTGCTACCGTTCTTCTTTGTCAG GCTCTTGGCGGTGAGAGACTCTTTCACAGATGGTATTTTAATTCTGGTTGGCAAAAATTGGAAGCCGATGGGCATGGTAACTACGTCAATTGTAGACAAAAAGAGAATACATATGCAGAGCAAG ACTATTGCGATTGTGATTCAATATCTTCGCTCGTCATGATTAATCCTTGGAAGACCTATGAATTCTCCATTGACATCCACGCATCG CAAAAACATATGAGGAACTACTTCGGCTTCTATGTTTATGACagcaacaaagacaaaataGAGGGTAGCTGGAATAGGCCATACTTTGAAAACTCTGATGATCATTATCATTTGTGGCAAAAATGGAGAGCATATATTTTTTCTCGTGACACTCCAGACACTGACAATGATGGTCAATCTGATCCTCAAAACCACATGACTAATGGAAAGGACTGGGTATGGCCAACTAATGCTAGTTATGTTGCATTACGATTTGGATCATGCTATTACGGCACTGGACGTCTTGTGCTAAATCGAAAACGCAGACATCCCATAGAATCCGTAGGAGTAACGTGGTTTCGGTACCCGACTGTTCGAGAAATTGAACAGCCATTGTCAATTCTGTTTTCTGATCGCCGTCATCCGAATATGAGGATGTTCAAGACAAAATATTCGCGAGACTGGTCAACTATGCCCAAGTACGGTGGGATGGCATTTGTAAACG GTAAACACACTCGTATAGCAAGAGTCACAGAGCAAGGTCAGCAATGTTACTATCCGTGGGGCATTACACGTCAATTTACGATTGATCCAAACAGTACATATGAATTCAGTATCTGGTTGCTGAGTACAGGCAAAGATCTACATAACTTTCTTGGCTTTCAAGTCTATGACGTGGCATTCAATATTCTTAATGTCGGAGGCTTAGACAAACCATACATCAAAAGAACCAATAATGATACAAAAATTTGGACACGATGGAATGGATTTGTACTTCCAGCCACAACTGATCCTAGCAACATTCCCAAACATTACAGCAACGGAGTAAGCTGGCAATTGCCACCGAATTCTAAGTACGCTCAGCTAAGGTTTGGAACTTGCTATGGCAATGGAGACAACGCAGGAAAGAGTTACTTTGCTTACCCTCAAGTCGTAGACTTTGATCTAGACCCATAG
- the LOC134196088 gene encoding zinc finger MYM-type protein 1-like, translated as MVNLARVSTTLAKHSKQAYHIGGQREYDGFMAHVSGRANVAQQQRAHEQFTEFGLALSKLRGQLYDGAGNMAGRLNGTAAVICRNHPKDIYDHCLSHALNLAIVSCLNVQQVKNMWCVLKEVGLFVSNSPKQQSALEVQIDTLPFVSCNRRKLVDLCRTRWMARRSALVAFADLYVPVVASLEEVSQGRHWSPDSAGAAFTLLFSITQFCFICAFCISKQVPEYVHGLTTPLQKTNKDICNAYQEVKTLTETLHRVREDIDIYHGQ; from the exons ATGGTCAACCTTGCTCGGGTATCGACTACACTAGCTAAGCATTCAAAACAGGCATATCATATTGGTGGTCAACGTGAATACGATGGTTTTATGGCCCATGTTTCAGGACGTGCGAACGTTGCACAGCAA CAGAGAGCTCACGAACAGTTTACTGAGTTTGGGCTAGCACTGAGTAAGCTGCGGGGTCAGTTATATGATGGAGCTGGAAACATGGCTGGACGCTTGAACGGTACTGCTGCAGTAATTTGTAGGAACCACCCCAAGGACATTTACGACCATTGTTTGTCACATGCACTAAACCTTGCTATTGTTAGCTGCTTGAATGTGCAGCAGGTGAAGAACATGTGGTGTGTCTTGAAAGAAGTTGGCCTCTTTGTCAGCAATTCACCCAAGCAGCAGTCAGCATTGGAAGTTCAGATAGATACTCTGCCTTTTGTTAGCTGCAACAGAAGAAAGCTAGTCGATCTATGTCGCACCAGATGGATGGCACGGCGGTCTGCTTTGGTTGCATTTGCTGATTTATATGTTCCAGTAGTAGCATCCCTGGAAGAGGTGAGTCAAGGTAGACACTGGAGTCCTGATTCAGCTGGAGCAGCTTTCACACTTCTATTCTCCATCACTCAGTTTTGTTTTATATGCGCATTTTGTATTTCTAAACAAGTTCCTGAATACGTTCATGGTCTCACCACACCCctgcaaaagacaaacaaagacatttgtaatgcatATCAAGAAGTGAAAACTTTGACAGAGACATTGCACAGAGTTCGTGAGGACATTGACATCTATCATGGACAATGA